A genomic region of Xiphophorus couchianus chromosome 18, X_couchianus-1.0, whole genome shotgun sequence contains the following coding sequences:
- the LOC114162041 gene encoding uncharacterized protein LOC114162041 yields MSDTEVPFKGDEVDRKVTFSLGRGQHYMSFGRGRPMPFSPYDFSVDQLGINPPPVPAAASTPIGKARSDPTQLVSTEALSGVIADLAKQIGDAITTNLNGLNPQSQSQSQVADSQPSDLTDQSQVRFVVQSDIRAPPYFKGDHSDTFFIQEWEGLMRCYLSRMRCVDPVEMCEIITSRLIGKARDVVQVSLRCQPQSCSDKLVSTVFDILKRNFGELIFSSLPMRDFYNILPADGETAMDYWIRLNKSIEAADECLRRRGKQVEDPGAEVVTMFINHCPDPGLAFSFQLKPVEEWTTAEVQSRLDNRVASLRKPMVTTNRTLGSSAGPVLSCLPQLGAQTPSAALSADATPFAVRFPQAALACDRSSASGPLNQQPQQHVAPQSTSFQNTGPPQPPFSSSSGVDLPPQMTEMFDKDTLKGIVLSLLITHRSCPPSILI; encoded by the exons ATGTCTGACACTGAGGTACCTTTTAAAGGTGATGAAGTGGACCGGAAGGTCACTTTTAGTTTGGGGAGGGGCCAACATTACATGTCATTTGGAAGGGGTAGACCTATGCCTTTTAGTCCATATGACTTTTCTGTTGATCAGCTTGGGATTAACCCCCCACCTgtccctgctgctgcttctacaCCCATTGGCAAAGCAAGGTCTGACCCTACCCAACTTGTTTCTACTGAGGCTCTCAGTGGGGTGATTGCTGATCTGGCTAAGCAGATTGGGGACGCCATTACGACGAATCTCAATGGACTAAACCCACAAAGTCAGTCACAGTCTCAGGTTGCTGACAGCCAACCCAGCGACCTGACCGATCAGTCACAAGTGAGGTTTGTTGTTCAGTCTGATATTAGAGCACCTCCATATTTCAAAGGTGACCACTCTGACACCTTCTTCATCCAGGAATGGGAGGGTTTGATGAGATGCTATCTGTCAAGGATGAGATGTGTGGACCCTGTAGAAATGTGTGAGATCATCACATCCAGACTTATTGGGAAAGCCAGAGATGTGGTTCAGGTGTCGCTTCGTTGCCAGCCTCAGTCATGTAGTGACAAGTTGGTTTCTactgtttttgatattttgaaacgCAACTTTGGTGAGCTGATCTTCTCCAGTTTGCCGATGAGAGACTTCTATAACATCCTGCCTGCTGATGGAGAGACAGCCATGGACTACTGGATTCGACTTAACAAGTCTATTGAAGCGGCTGATGAGTGTTTGCGTAGGAGGGGGAAGCAGGTGGAGGATCCAGGAGCTGAAGTTGTTACAATGTTCATCAACCATTGTCCTGATCCTGGTCTAGCTTTTTCCTTCCAGCTGAAACCTGTGGAGGAGTGGACTACTGCTGAGGTTCAGAGCCGCCTTGATAACCGTGTTGCAAGTCTTAGGAAGCCGATGGTCACTACAAATAGGACTCTTGGTTCGTCTGCAGGCCCTGTTCTCTCTTGTCTTCCTCAGCTTGGTGCTCAAACGCCTAGTGCTGCGTTGTCAGCTGATGCTACACCATTTGCTGTCCGTTTTCCCCAAGCTGCTTTAGCATGTGATCGTTCCTCAGCTTCAGGGCCCTTGAATCAGCAGCCACAGCAGCATGTTGCTCCACAATCTACATCCTTTCAGAATACAGGTCCACCCCAGCCACCTTTTTCCTCCAGTTCAGGAGTTGACCTGCCTCCTCAGATGACAGAGATGTTCGATAAG GACACATTAAAAGGGATTGTCCTCAGCCTGCTCATCACACACCGCAGCTGTCCTCCCAGTATCCTAATTTAA